The nucleotide window GCATTCGATTGGGAAGAAACTCACGCGTAGTTGCGCCCGATGCAGACGACCTTGCCCGCCTGCTTGaacggcgagctgctcccctgcgcggccatggtggccatTGTCCGCCTGAGCGCAAACATGGTGGCGGTTTTGTTTGACTTGTGGTGGACTCGTCGTTTATGCCTGGCGGTTTGCGACTGAGACGGTAATAAGAGAGTGTCGTCGTTTATGTATTCGGGTTCGTAATGCGGCGCGTCTcagtcgtcggcggccgaccgTCGGAGGGGGGCGCTGGACTTTCTTGGTGCAAGCAACTTGGTGTGCCCCCCGGTCGGAGCTTCggacgccgcctcgggcctggcgccggccgaggcacTAACTAACGTACAGTACCATGAGATACTATGAAGCacaaagtacttcgtacaccaACCAACCTgcgccgagccgtcgccaacgaccTCTCGTCCCGTTGCCATGTATTAGCTCCCGCTGCGCCCCAACCTGCCAACGTTGCGGCAGGTGATGCCATCTACGACGCCCGTCTCGTAGTCTCTTTCTAAGCAGCGCTCCATCAGCAAGACCACCTTGACTGCCTCCACGAATTTTCCCTTCAGATGCGATTGTTGCAATGTGCCAACGCTCAGCGAGGGCCTTCGTCTACATTGAACTCGCGCGTTGCCTACCCGACCAGCGCCTCTATCTACACCACCCTCAGCCCAAACCCGCATCACCCGAGAGTGCTTAGGCCAACCTCTGATGTTCCAAATGTACCATTGCGCCGAGCCACATGCAAATGCATTCCGTTCCTTCATTACTCGTGAGTccacccaacccaacccaagCTCCGTCGACAGCCATCACGCTACGTAGCGGTACATGGACGgcgcatcctcctcgtcaggTCGCTCCAGGTACTCTCGCACAATCAGATCCTCGATGCGCTTCTTGATCAGTGACACCTCCGGCTTGAATCGAGACGAGAGCTGGCCGAGCACCTCGCTCACGAGGTTTGCGTGGCTTAGCTCCTTTCGAGACCTGTTTGGACATGCTGTCAGTAACGATACCTAGGGACGGTGCggggggccggcgacgcACTTCATGATTCTCACAATGGCGGCGTCAATAACGTGAGCCCTTGTCTGGTTGTTCTTGTCctccgtcgtcttcctctcctGCGAGTCCTCGACCTTGGACACCGCGTTGATGATGGGCGCCTTGATTCTGACAGTCTTGCTCACGAAAGACGCGTTGAACGAGAACTTGTCGCCAGCCTTGACGGACCGGTTCGCCGGGTCTTTGGCCAACACGCGCGACTTTGGCGCCACCGCAATCGCCGTCAGGGTCTTCATAAGGTCCTGCGTCGAGATCCCGGTCTTATCCTGAATCTCCTCAAACGTCAAGCTCTggccctcctccagctcgttgaacagcagcaacaccaccatgCCAAAGGTTGGGACGTTGATTTCGTAGCGGCGTTCTCGTGCCAAGGGCCCAGACTTTCCGGCAATGGCAGGGAATGTGCATCTGACGTCGGCGCTACCGGTAGAACCAATCCAAGTCAACTTCCGACCGTTGCGATTCGTCAGGTAGAACTGCTCGAAGCTGGCCTGCACCCGTTTCAACTCCGGTGGGTAGTTGCACGACACGCGGGAGCCCTCTCCAATGGCGGCGCTACGGCCCATAATCTCCTGCGGCCAGTAGTTCGTGGTCAGAACACTGACATTCAAGTCGAGggtcttgccgccgtcgccgacgttcTTCATGTGCTCGCGATACGTCGAGGTAAGTTCCGACGACGTGACGAGATCTCGAAACATGCCTTCAAACTTGGTCGTGAACTGCTGGCCCATTTCCTGCTTCATGCGGAATATGATTTGTTTTTCGACGTCATGACTCTCCGACTTGCCGTGCAGTAGCCTGCGGGCGAGATGGCGCTGGTAATACGTCTGAAACAGATCCTTGTCCGATAGGTAGCGGATGAGAATGATGGCCTTTTCCAGCACCGCATCGACTTCTGCCTCCGTCTTGCCCCGTATTCCCCTTTTGAGGTTATCGTCAATGAACAGCGAGACGTACTCAGAAGCTCGGTGGAACATGTTGATAAAGTCGGAGAAGCTCTTGCTCAGCGAAGTCTGCATCACCAGGTCGTCCTGGAAGCAATGGTGAAGAATGGTATCGaacttgtccttgagcttgaGGACGTCGTCCACCCATTTGATCGCCGCGGCCGTTTGTTGTGCAGCGGGGTTGAGCGTCTTGGTCTTttcgccatcgcctccgtcctctccctcgccggccggggcTGTCGAGAAATCGGTGTTCCGTAGCGACTGCTCAATGTCCaagccgagctcgacgatcCTCTTCTGCAAGATGTTTCGGAGCGCagtcttcttctcgtcgatTCTGGAAATGAGCTTGTACAGGATGGCCATGTCCTCCAGCTTGTCGTTGTCAACCATCCATCTCACCCCACTTCCCTCCATGGTGAGAAACTCCTGCAAGTGCTCTCTGATGAGCGCCTGGTCGATAACAGCTAGAATGTTGGGCAACGATTCCAGCTCGACGGTAGTTCCGCAGCGGTCGACCTCCTCGTtcaggcgctgctgcgtaTGCCTCAGCCATGTGCTCGCGTCAGCATCCCTCAGCAGACGCTGGCACTCATTCGTATAGAACTTTTCGCTGCTGGCCAGGAACCGCGGTTGAAAGACCGTCAGGTAGAGCGTCTGGCTCTCGCTCTCCTCTTCGGTCTCATACAAGCATGACAGCATCCGACTGCAGCTGCGTATAAGATTTCGATCGATGACATCGCCTTCCCGCTCCATGTTGATTTGATCGAGCATGACAGAGATGACAATGTCCATGACGAGCTGGCTGGTGTTTTCGTTGAGGCAGGAGCGCAGGATGTGGTCCCGAAAGAGCCCTATGGTCGTGGCAAAGATGGGCACGCGGCTGGCTTCTTGCTGCGTGTAACCTCGGTCGAGGTACATGAGGATGTCTGCAGTCATGTTCATAGACATGTTGTGGTCCTCCCAAGTATCTCGAACTCCCTTGAGAAACTTTTCGCCCGTCTGTCGCCTCTCGTtggcggagctggacgacTGGCCCATCCCAATGCTGATGAGACTCTTGGTAACAAGAACATCGATCTTGGGAATGACTCGTTCGGCGAACCATTGCTCTTCAAACTGCTTGACGTGATCGTagagctcctcgccctttTTCCCCAACACAATCTTGTACGCAGCTCGGTAGAGCTCCTCGAACGATAGCCGGCCGCAACTCTTGTTATGAATGTCGCGTAGAGCCTCCTGAAGCATGCGCCAGCACTCTTCAAAGTCGCTGCCGTCACCATTGGACTGCGGAGAAGCACGTGTGTCAGTCACGCTGCTGTGCTTTGGCCCAAGGGAAGAGGAATACTTACGCGAACGAAGCGACGGGGCGGTCGGATGCGCCCACCGCGGGCCCCGGAGCCCCCCCTTCCAGATATCATGTCGTGCTGAGGACTGTGTCAACGTCTGTGGGGCaacgcggcgctgcggcagaCCGAGGGTCGTGAAGGTTGTaggtcgaggacgatgcgACGGGGGCAAAAGGCAACCAGGGCCAGGGACCAAGTACGTGCGAGACACCGAACGAACAGAGACGTTAGCTCGGACGAAGCGCTTACTCAGTGTGCTTCCTGGCCCATCGCAGGATCGTTGCCAGGTGGGAGCCTTGCGCAGCGTCGGCAGACCAGTTTGCCCCGTTGAGGCTCGTAGGGAAACGAGTCAACGAGGGGCAGCTTTCTGTAGGTGCCcacagccggccggccggctgtcCATTCCAGTTCGCGCCGTCCCGCGTCCCCTGCCGAGAGCGCTGAACGAAGGGCGCCTTATCGATAAGGCTAGCTGGGCGGCAGGTGGCGACAAAAAAATGCAGTCGTTTCTGCCGCTGCACGCCATGTGCAACGCGATGCAGAGTGTGAAACCGGGAGAGTGAAGGCGCGAGATTCTGGCTTATAAAGATTCTACCTAGTAAAATATTTACTGTTCACATACCTGGAGCAGAAGCTGAGTCCAAAGTACTCAATCATTGGTGCGAAGTGGATGGGCTAAAGCACGGTGCACCTTTTCTTTGTGGCAGGGCTGGCAGCTGCCTCTCAACTGGCCCACGTGATGGGAACGCTGGACTGTCGAACGGCTGCACGTGATCCGCCAGCTCCTCTGCCAGTGTTTTTCCGACGTACAATTTCGAGAggctgtcgtcgctcgaCGCTACAAGCAGCTCTCCGCCAGGCACGCAGCGGGACAAGCCTCAAAGCGACAGAGATCATAACCCCAGCAATTTGCACAACAACACACCTACATACAAAATTACTCGCCGCTCTGAGTCGCGAAGATGAAGCTCGTAAGGTGAGTAATCAGCGGACACGCTTCCCGCGCAGCTCCGCGGATGCAATGCTACCATCCCTCTACGAGACGCGAGCTTCTCTGACGTCGCGCGACCAGGTTCTTGATGAAGTGCGCCAACGAGACGGTGACAATCGAGCTCAAGAATGGTACTTCTCCtttcccgcccgccctcggaCCTGACCGACCGCTCGCGCGGCAGGCAGAGGGGGCCTGCGTGGCTCGCACGCTGACCACCCCCCGCCTCCAGGCACCATCGTTCATGGCACGATCGCGAGCGTCACGCCCCAGATGAACACCGCCCTCCGCACCGTCAAGATGACgcccaagggcggcagcCCCGTCTCCCTCGACACCATGAACATCCGCGGCTCGACGATCCGCTACTTCATCCTCCCCGACTCCCTGCCCCTCGACACACTGCTCGTAGACGAcgcgcccaagcccaagaacAAGGCCCGGAAGGAGACGGACCGGGGACGTGGCCGCGGTAGAGGAGGCGGTagagggcgcggccgcggccgcggccgtggacgaggctAAGGGAACCGGGGGCAGAGGAGGGACGCGAACGGTAGAGCAATACTTGGCAACCTGTTGCGCAGCTGCGTCGGCAGGTAGGCAGTCCCTTGCGCGCGGGATGGCGGATTTCGGACAAATCGCATATAGAGACGGCGCGGTGGTTGTCACGACGATATCGCAAGGCGACGGGTTTTTGGCGTTTTTTCGGACGTTTGGTCACTCAAAACTGGAGTCTATTCTACACCGGATGCTGGTGCTTTGTTCGGAGGATCAGGGGGGCCAGGGGCGGACCAAGAAGTGGCTCCTGAATACAGACGCCGCATGCCCAGCAGGTGCTACTGTTGtcctgcctcgcctcgtgcATGTCATGAGACGCTCGTAGCGTCTCGCCATACCCGTATGACCTGGAGCTTCTCCCAGCCAGCGGTCTTGCCGCTCGACCCCACCGTTAGTGCTCGCCAGCCCGGGCCAAACGCTTCTATCCTCCTCTTCACCTCATCTGGTTTGTTCTGCGCGCAGAGCAGAATGTACGCACAGCCCTTGGGGGATAGTATCCGGGGCAGGCGCTCGATCAAGCGGTCCGTCGTctccatgccatccatgccgcccgcgtacgacagcgacagcagatacgagtcgtcgtcgaacgaGGGCGtctggcccggcggcggcggcagcagcacggcgttgtcgtcgtcgccgtcgccggccccccACCCGCCCGTACGCGCAGGCATCTCGGGCGTCGGCACGTACGGCGGGTTGAAgacgagcacgtcgacgcagccgtcgcgccacggcgccgccaggtcCCCCAGGCAGGCGCCCAGGAACACGCCGTGGGTGCCCGGGTGGTCGGCCtgcgccctgcgcgccgtcgcggccgtcgcgcggcacGCGTGGCCGTtcatgtcgacgccggcggtgagcacgcggcggctgccGAAGAGGGTCGCCGCGTGGGCGTGCACgaaggcgaggacgacgcccgagccGGTGCCGAGCTCGACCACGAGGGGCGTCGTGTGCGAGAACGAGTCCCGCAGGAAGGCCCGCTCCGAGTCGGACGAGAGCgtgtcgaggagcaggaagGAGTCCTCTGCGGGCTCGTAGACCCTCTCGTAGGGCACGTGCGATGTGTCGGGTGTTGGCAGCATGGTGTTTTGCGAGTGAAGCGTCTAGGTGGTGGTTGCTGCCTCTGCGGGTGAGGTGGACCGATGGGCTTTTAGTCCCAGGCGCCCTCACGGGCGAAAGAGAAATAATGTCGAAGCCTCGCCCGACGCGCTCTGTGCATCCGTGTAATTCAACCAATTACTCAAAAGTGAGACCGCTTGTTGGCGAAATCCCTTGTCGTGTTGATGAGTGCGGTGTAAAGAGTGTGAATTTTGGAGACCAAGAGTTGGAGTTGAGGGGCTCACTGAGAAAGAGGCAACACAGTCTCCATAACCTTCCAATACGTCGTCACCCATCCGTCCCCCTTCAACACCCAAAAACCACACCACCTCTCTCAAGACTCCCAAGACGGCGTCAACACTCATCCCTCACAGCACAACGCACCAATTGCCCCCAGAGAACCTCACGTCAACGCCCcagtcgtcctcgtccgggCCGCACCCAAGTTTGAACCCCCACCCCATGCCATCGACCATTCGTACCGCGTTCTGGTCATAGACTACGACTTCGGTCCCGAGCCTCCATTGCGCTGTGCTGCATCGTGGGCACGGTCGCGTCTTGGTCTTGTACAGCcggggcttcttcttggttGACCCGTTGCCGATGCTGGGGCACGTGGTGAAGCCCATGCCGGGGCCGCAGGGCTCTGTTATTGTGGCCCATATGTGCTTGCAGCCTTTGTGCTGGAAGAAGGTGACGGTGCACATTCTGTATCGCAGTTCGGTGTGAATACTCGATCGACTTGTACCAATGCGTTGGCTGGGCACGGCGTGTTTTGAGCTAGTTTCTCCGCCGTCGgctgggtggcggcgacctcgatTGCGTAGTGATTCAGCGTGAAAGTGGTTTGTAGTTGGTAGCTGGCGCAGCTCTGGATGGCTCGGCCAAACAAAAAAGTCACTGGTCTCCTCGCGTGCAGCGCTTGGGTTTAAAAGGGGTGCGAGAGCGAACAGGTAGGAGCAAACATGAGGCAAATCGGCCACTTATATCCTACTTCATATCGTATGCCAACTCTTACACACATGTGACAAACACACCAGACAACGCCATGCTCAAGATCATCAAGTCATGTCTGTCCCCGAAACGACGATTCTGTTGTGAACCCGTCCCCCTCCTTGAGCGTGCTGCTCTCACCCATCTCATCAGGTGACTCGTCATCCAGAaccgcctcttcctctggGACTAGTCTGGAGAGCATAAGCTCCATGCGTCGCATCGACTTTTCCATGGACGCCACCCTGCCCGCCATCCCTTCGTAGTCCTCGCTGCCCTCAGCAAAGGAACCTCGCAGCTTCGTTGCCAGCCCCGGAAACATCGAGTCCCTACGCGATGGCTTCCGGGGAACCTGGGTCTGCGCCGACGTCTCACTGGTGAACTGTCGCCGGATGAGGTGGTGCGTGAGGTCGTCGTCCACTGCAATATCGTTGTGCACATCATCGGGCGGGGGCACCTGGAACACGGCGCGAAGGTACCGATGAGCTGACAGCTGCCACTTGCGCCAGAACCATTTTCGCGCACGAGGATAGGCGCTCTCGCTCTTGGAGCCTGCTCCCCAGAAGAAGCGCCGTTCCGCCATGGCGATTACGAGCAGC belongs to Purpureocillium takamizusanense chromosome 1, complete sequence and includes:
- a CDS encoding uncharacterized protein (EggNog:ENOG503NWUS~COG:D); translation: MISGRGGSGARGGRIRPPRRFVRSNGDGSDFEECWRMLQEALRDIHNKSCGRLSFEELYRAAYKIVLGKKGEELYDHVKQFEEQWFAERVIPKIDVLVTKSLISIGMGQSSSSANERRQTGEKFLKGVRDTWEDHNMSMNMTADILMYLDRGYTQQEASRVPIFATTIGLFRDHILRSCLNENTSQLVMDIVISVMLDQINMEREGDVIDRNLIRSCSRMLSCLYETEEESESQTLYLTVFQPRFLASSEKFYTNECQRLLRDADASTWLRHTQQRLNEEVDRCGTTVELESLPNILAVIDQALIREHLQEFLTMEGSGVRWMVDNDKLEDMAILYKLISRIDEKKTALRNILQKRIVELGLDIEQSLRNTDFSTAPAGEGEDGGDGEKTKTLNPAAQQTAAAIKWVDDVLKLKDKFDTILHHCFQDDLVMQTSLSKSFSDFINMFHRASEYVSLFIDDNLKRGIRGKTEAEVDAVLEKAIILIRYLSDKDLFQTYYQRHLARRLLHGKSESHDVEKQIIFRMKQEMGQQFTTKFEGMFRDLVTSSELTSTYREHMKNVGDGGKTLDLNVSVLTTNYWPQEIMGRSAAIGEGSRVSCNYPPELKRVQASFEQFYLTNRNGRKLTWIGSTGSADVRCTFPAIAGKSGPLARERRYEINVPTFGMVVLLLFNELEEGQSLTFEEIQDKTGISTQDLMKTLTAIAVAPKSRVLAKDPANRSVKAGDKFSFNASFVSKTVRIKAPIINAVSKVEDSQERKTTEDKNNQTRAHVIDAAIVRIMKSRKELSHANLVSEVLGQLSSRFKPEVSLIKKRIEDLIVREYLERPDEEDAPSMYRYVA
- the smd1 gene encoding Sm snRNP core protein Smd1 (COG:A~EggNog:ENOG503P31I~BUSCO:EOG09265FL1) is translated as MKLVRFLMKCANETVTIELKNGTIVHGTIASVTPQMNTALRTVKMTPKGGSPVSLDTMNIRGSTIRYFILPDSLPLDTLLVDDAPKPKNKARKETDRGRGRGRGGGRGRGRGRGRGRG
- the MTQ2 gene encoding Peptide chain release factor N(5)-glutamine methyltransferase (COG:J~BUSCO:EOG09264XVU~EggNog:ENOG503NUJD): MLPTPDTSHVPYERVYEPAEDSFLLLDTLSSDSERAFLRDSFSHTTPLVVELGTGSGVVLAFVHAHAATLFGSRRVLTAGVDMNGHACRATAATARRAQADHPGTHGVFLGACLGDLAAPWRDGCVDVLVFNPPYVPTPEMPARTGGWGAGDGDDDNAVLLPPPPGQTPSFDDDSYLLSLSYAGGMDGMETTDRLIERLPRILSPKGCAYILLCAQNKPDEVKRRIEAFGPGWRALTVGSSGKTAGWEKLQVIRVWRDATSVS